Part of the Hevea brasiliensis isolate MT/VB/25A 57/8 chromosome 16, ASM3005281v1, whole genome shotgun sequence genome is shown below.
AAGAAGAAGACAGAAAATTGAATGAAAGATGTGAAGCTTACAACAATAAGGTTTGCAGCCaccacataataataataataatagattcCAACTTAGCAAACAAATGAAGATCCATGAGAGACACTATGTTCTTTCATCAATGTGGTTGGCAATCAATATTCTACTGAGGCAAAGGTTATCATAATATTGGTGGAAGGTATGACATACTGACAGGGATTTGTCTTGGGGACCAATCAAATAAGCATTACTTGTGGTCCATATATTGAAAATTGGGATTCAAGAGAAAGACATTCCTAAAAATGGGTCTAATGTGTGAAAGTAAACTTTACAGTCATCTCATCCACATTTTAAGAGGAAAGATGTTAATGGAGTCTTTTCTTGAACATAAGAAATATCATTCAAGTATACTCTTCTTTCTCTGAACTCTCTTTATTTCTGCCTCCAATATGTTTAGCTTCTGTCTCTTAATGTTGCAAGACAGAGAATCAGAAGAACATTTAGCTATTGGTTTTAGACTTAATATATATGGTCCGATTCcccaaatttaattttcttttctcttatctTATGGGGAATCACACGGAGCATAAAGTGAAACTTGCAAGgaaaaagaagaggaagagaTGAACTTACTGCTATTATGACACCTGCAATAATTTTCATTCCCATCACATGACTCCAAGTGACCTACAACACCATACCACCAACCTGCAAATGCATATGGCATATTCAATAAAAATATTCAATTATTCCAAATTGTATTAAAAAAATTCTACATCCACATGTTTGTATTTTTTTATGTTTATGTAGGCATGTTTAAGGGCAAATGAACTTAAAAATACAAAAACTAGTCCTCTGCTGTCTCCGCATCTTGCTGACAAAAATAGTTTTCTATGAAAAATTTTCCATAGATTTTTGAGTTCATcaatatataaatcatttgtcTCGATCTTTTCTTTTCCAGTCAATGATGCTATGATTAAGATTGAATTGGTCTTCTATCATATAGATTATGTTGAAGTTGAACAATTATTTTTGTATTGGTTCTACAAAATCTTGGAAAATATGACATGGAAAATCATTTCCTGGACATTGTTTTCACGTTTCAAAGTTTGTCTAAAGGTTTTCAACTAATTGTGCAAAATCTTTCCTGAAAACATTAAATTTAAGAAGGCAGAAATGAATCAATTTTCAAGCAAACACCAGATTTAATAATACTCTGACAGATAAAACTATAAAGAAATTCTTCAGATTGGACAGAGGTAATAAGAACAAACCATAAGGGAATTCTTTGTTTCTTCTCCACTGAATCTCAATGTGATCACCAGGACGTAAATCATTCAAGCAATCAGAGATGTGTAGATCATGTGGGGAAGTGTCAACAGGTGGTGCTCTAAGCCTTTCCCATTGCACACCAGTTTCTATAGCAACTGCTCTCCTACCATGTGGTGGGTACCTGAAATGGACAAGTCATACAAAATTAACTCCACTAGATTGACCTAACCATATTGATATTCATTTCCTCATTCATTATTGAAACACCAATGACACTAATGATCCAAAAAAGGACAGCTTATCCTCCATTACCTGGCTCGAAATGTGTCAGTCTGGGGATCGTAGCTAAGTTCAGCATCATAGCATGATAACATGAACCCAACATGCCCATTCTGCAGTAGAGCACAAGCAGTTGTTATTGGGAATAGAATTTATAAAGCAACACATCATTCCTCCagattattttgaattgaaaacAAACTGATACGTAAATATATTTCAATTGAATACCTCACGGTTGTAGACCTGAGCTGGGAACCAGAACCTGCCAGTCTCAACAGCAAGGTACCAGGACAAGATAGAATTAACACGCGAAGAATTGCTGTgcttgaaattattattattgttgttattattatcatcCTTTGATTTCATCAAAGAAATAGGCCAAACTGTAGATAGAAGCTTCATCAAGCCTTTTTGCTTGCCTTGTTCGCAACTTCCAAAATCCTTGCTTGAAGCTATTTGAAATTGCCACTCCCTGTAAGCAGCACGACCAATAATCCTACCCCATTTTTGCTTTATGCGCCTCTCCCATAAGTGATCACTGATGCACCTTTCCCTCAAAGAAGTACAAACACAAGCCATAGTACAAAGCCCTGCAGTTGTTAGCCTCTCAAGAATGCAGTCCAAAGCCAATTCTGGCAAGTCCAAAATTGACATCCCTCCAGTGTCATCCACAGGATTTTCTAGCTTTCCATTTGAAGTCAGGTTCATTTTCTTCATGGAGATTTTAGAATGAATTGTAGTGAGATAAGAAGCTCTGAAAAGGGTATTCCTCAGGGACTCAAAATAAGGAAACAAAAACAACTCTTTCCAGAACCAAAGAGACAACAATCTCACCTCACTTGCCCATGAAGGTAATGTCTTGAGAGGGAGAGACCTTAAAAAGATGAAGGAGAAGCAAGTGATCAAGAAGTAAAGTAACATTTAGAAAAGGGGAATTCTATTTACGGGTCAAATTCAAGTTTGGCATAAATGATAAGGTTGAAGAAGATCAAATGGAGGAACCATTTGTGGAAAAAGCAAGGgtgaaaagaaaaagggaagagtAGACCCAATTGTCTTCTCCTCCTCTTCTCCAACCTCAACGACACCCCACCTTAAAAAAAACAAGAAAATTAACCAAAGTGGGGATCTTcaagaaaaaaataatgaaaatagctTTCAAGATATGGGTTCCTATTGGTTGTGAGAAAGCCCACCAAACCCAACCAGTGGGCCTCCTCTTCAAAACTGTAATTAAGAACCAAATAAAGGTACTAATCTACTGAAACTCTGCAAAGAACAAATTCACTTTGGTAAGATGTCACCTATAACACAATTAACTCTCTGTCTCTCTCGTTCAGATAAACAGACAACTAAATAGCTGTCAATCAAAGAGAGGATTTTCACAAGAGAGAGAACAAATTGGGGGTTGTATTGGATGAACCCTGTAAATGAACAAGGGCCAATGAAATATGGTGGGGTATCAGGATCTGATATGAGTGATATGGCCCTCTGACACCTGGAAATCCCAAGAAAAAGAATGGGAGATCGTCTAGATACAGATACCCATATCAacaaaaatctgaatttttgggtaaaacaaataaaaacactgaaaattttatcaaaaccCAGTGAATACAGATCTGAGTTTAATTAGGTGGACCCAACAAACTCAAGATCTGTATTTttcgagaaaaaaaaaaaaaactcaagatctgtataaactatttaaaaaaaaaccctCAATAAAACAACAAAAACTAAAAAAAAGACAAGGGGAGGAGGAAGGCGCCTCAGTCTATCATTTTCTTCATCatatactctctctctctctctctctttctctgccTCTGCTCCAAAATGGCAAACCCACAAGCAATGGACACAAACAAATAGAGAGATGGTAAATTTATGAGCTTTTTAATGGATGGTTATAGTTGAAGTTATGGGTTTTTTGCGTGGATAACAagcaaaaattgaaaaaaaaaatatagcagtctgccaatctctctctctccccaCTCTTTTTCCTCTCAATTATTTTACTTTCTGCCATGCTGATTACCCAGAAAAGCAAAAACAGTTGACTAACGTCCAACAGTTATCAGATGTGAAATTGGTGGCCAtggacgttttttttttttttttttttggtgcagGCAGCCATGGTTTTTCTTCTCTAAAGTCTCTGTCTATGGTAAATCAACAAATGGCAAAAAATTTTCCCTGTTCAGACAGCCCACAAATACAATCCTAAAATTTTGAGTATCTTAGATTTGCCTTGGCAACCATTGTCCATTGATAGATTTGGTCCCTGTTTGAAGGGAACTGAACTCTTTTCCAATTTTAACGTTGCccttcatttttatttttgccCTGCATGCTCTTTTATTGTACTTGTAGTGGGACTAACAAGTCTAAGCTGTAGTGGGTAAGATTTAAATTCTCAATCTCAATTGAAATTTGCCAATTCACTTATAACTTTACATTGCTAAgtcaattacaatttttatatttaaatttttattagatTTCTCAATTAAATGTAGAttctctcaaaaaaaaaaaaatttaaaatttagataaCCAAACGGGTAGCGGTTGCAGTGGCTACTTTGCTAGAGAAATTTTAGTGGGCATTGGGCTCTGTAGTAGGCCTTTTTACCTTCttccatatttttattttaatctaaATTTTCTGTGTTCGTAAACTCAAATATGTTCAGCTGCATgggaatttaaataattaaaaatatttcaaaattaatagtatcttaaaataaaatttttatttttttattacaatttaaatattagtaattgaattattaggtgtaacAGTtccttaaattatttattaaaaaggtCAATTTATGAATAATGATTAATTAAGCTGatcaatcaaatcaaattaagACTATCATTTGTTTAATAAGGTGGTCAATTAAGTGTATTCtgctttgtattaattaattaattaattatgtattcTTAGttgaatataattaaaaattaaaaattaaaaatggatcaattaataaatttattatgaatcATGAGGTTCTTACTGTTGACTtggaaattttttattataaaagagtaattaagaaatttttattttaattatggtgttttattataattttgttatactatttatattttattgtttatttttatatttaataaaatttttatgttcttttcataactatatttttatagaaaaataatttaagtaaatattaaaattatttttaaaatattataatatgttaaatttaaatggcaattaaaatcaaataaattaaaaaaaaatcaatcaaatcAATGAATTAGGTGATAAATCTTTGTTCAAGCAAAACAATTACATGTGGGAGATCACAGTATTGCATTATTGAATATATGAAgcaaagaaattaatttttttaaatgaggTAAAAACAAAAGGTGGGTTAGTGTATTGAAGTTGGTTGAAGGAGTATATATGGTGGGATTAGAATTAGGATTAAGATTAGGAGGTTGAGATTAAGATTAGGTTAGACCTACCTGGTCAATGATTAATTGACACCTTGTAAAGCTATCTCTTGGTCAGTGGAGTGGAGTGAAGCAATGTGGCTTTTGTGACACAATTTCATCATGAATAATAATATTAATGTATGTATTCCAACAAATCAACTTTGGCAAGAGtcatacatacaagacattatcaaatttcttattttttttatatattaaaaatttataaaacaaTTATTATCACTTCTAATTTTAAGTGATAaaagaatatttaattattaaattatttattatacatGAAGAAGACAAACGTGATAGTTTTAGAGAATCGTCATGAGAGAAAGTGCATAAAAAAAGatattattttcattcattcttATATGTCAGTTTTACACAATAATTAACTAAATTATCGAATGgccttatttttataaaaatatattaataattaattaaattattatttatcttgcctaattattttttatataaatatttattatatttagtataaataaagggtaaaattaaaaaaaaattaatactcaTTGATTTTACTGATTATAaaaatacaaatatatatatatatatatatatatatatatatatataaaaggatgtAGCAAAAGATAACATTGTAATTGCAGCTttctaaaataaattttgaggAACTCAACTTTAatgtaattatattaataaatgttATACTTCTATTGATGTACAAAGAAGCATAGTGGACATGAGATATGAGAGCACTAAAGAATTTGAAACCCATTACTTTTTAGGTAATGATGTGCAAAATCAAGACAAGTGTTTGTAAAAAATAAGTGAACCCAAGAAATCTAATCCAATTGCATATGCTTTGTTCAACAAAAGGCCAAGATTGATTGTGGCCATTCACTAGCTCTTTCTTTGTTGGTATATATGTACCTCCACTTTAAGGGAAGGTGCTTTTTCTTCTTATCCTTCTTATTTGGTTTCATTGAGGTTCTCCATAATCTATGGAGCAAATAGCATAAACTATGTACATAAATATATAAGAAAAGTGTGTCCATGGATCCATGAGATTAAAGGGCATTTAGGCAATACCCTTTTGTTACTTTGAGATTTCCATGAGGCATGCAATCTTTTTGATGCTTTGTTTCCTAAAGTTGAAGCATCTCACTCATCAAACCCATCATCTAAATTGAATTTGCTACCCCACCAATTTTGTGCCCATCATTATCATCAATTAATGTGCATGAGTGGCCAACCAAGTATGaattaagttaattttttattcattagAGTTGTCatcttcaattttttatttttatttattaaatattaataaaattgttaaaattaattaaactaaaaatttattgattaaatgctccctttataaattaaaaaattaaaataacttaGTTTGATTTAATCAGCACATTGTTAAGTGGCAGGTTCAAATCTCACTCTCTCACTGTTCCTCCATAAGTTTGAAACAAATCAAAGCCCAAACATGTAATAGTGGATTTAAAGCCAACCCAAGTTCTCAAATCAAACTTATGATAAACTCCACATGTATTTGGGCCATTTGCTTCAAGAAGGCTTTATAAGTCCAAGCTACAACATTTCTCAATGTCCAAGATCACATCAATTAACTTGTATATGGGTTGCTATGACCTTCTCAATGTTCTTGAGCTAGCCAAGAGAATTTTTaaaacctaaaatttataccattagaCTCATCCTCTAAAAATGTACAAGATACCATGGCTAATTGTTTTGCTATTTACTTAAAGATTCCAAGAGAAGATGATAGCCATCCATTTCCTAAACAATCTAAGCTTGAATCTTTATGTTTCTTGTAGCTTCAAAGTTTTTAGATTGGTCACTAACTAGCTTCTTAAAATTATGTGTTTGAAACCAAATGATTGTaaagatttattttatttataaacaaataaataattctCATTTTTTGATATCTTAATTTTAGTCtataaaattcatttttaaattactGTTATTACGAAATTTTTTTGCAATTCAATctatatttcattttcaaaagcTATATGGTTTTAGTAAAATGTTCAATTTAATCCCTGtacttattataaaattttaatttagtatattttttaaaaagttcaaaaattaaaatttataagttaaatttttttatttttttaatttaaataaaaaatttagttcaatttcttaattttgagATTAAACTTCTTAGTTTCTTGATTTAAGTTAAAAATTAAGaagttcaatttattaattttcttaatttttaaattaaattaaaaaaaataaaaaaatagctaAATTTCCCGCTTTAAGCCTTTTTCAGTATTTCTCTCCAATTCTGGTAGTCAAGTTGCTATTTGCACTGCATTGGCTGGAAAGCCTATGTGAAATTGTCAATATTGCCCTccaatatttcatgttattttactattttttttcctaattttcttttaaaaaaatcaaataaataaattatatggatATTATTGCTTTTCCCACGTGATTCTAAAAATTAGATtgttttaatttatgttattttattaaagaccgaaaatttattttttttttaattttaaattaaagaaataatttagGACAGTATTGTTATCTgatttttaaactaaaaattgaaAAACTTATTTATatgattcaatttaaaataacataaattatattattgttagataattttttttagtataattaattttaattaaaatttgaatttgagATTTTATAGTTTTAAAGACAACTCCAATATCACTAAATTAAAAGTCATTAGTAgatcatttattattaattttaatccaTAAATTAtctattttaaatcaaattgaaaaatt
Proteins encoded:
- the LOC110662329 gene encoding F-box protein At2g26850 isoform X1; the encoded protein is MLLYFLITCFSFIFLRSLPLKTLPSWASEVRLLSLWFWKELFLFPYFESLRNTLFRASYLTTIHSKISMKKMNLTSNGKLENPVDDTGGMSILDLPELALDCILERLTTAGLCTMACVCTSLRERCISDHLWERRIKQKWGRIIGRAAYREWQFQIASSKDFGSCEQGKQKGLMKLLSTVWPISLMKSKDDNNNNNNNNFKHSNSSRVNSILSWYLAVETGRFWFPAQVYNRENGHVGFMLSCYDAELSYDPQTDTFRARYPPHGRRAVAIETGVQWERLRAPPVDTSPHDLHISDCLNDLRPGDHIEIQWRRNKEFPYGWWYGVVGHLESCDGNENYCRCHNSNAVVLEFHQYTRGSRWRCTMINRKDHREEGNEADGFYGGIRKLNSKEEISRWKQLWPTEVLE
- the LOC110662329 gene encoding F-box protein At2g32560 isoform X3: MLLYFLITCFSFIFLRSLPLKTLPSWASEVRLLSLWFWKELFLFPYFESLRNTLFRASYLTTIHSKISMKKMNLTSNGKLENPVDDTGGMSILDLPELALDCILERLTTAGLCTMACVCTSLRERCISDHLWERRIKQKWGRIIGRAAYREWQFQIASSKDFGSCEQGKQKGLMKLLSTVWPISLMKSKDDNNNNNNNNFKHSNSSRVNSILSWYLAVETGRFWFPAQVYNRENGHVGFMLSCYDAELSYDPQTDTFRARYPPHGRRAVAIETGVQWERLRAPPVDTSPHDLHISDCLNDLRPGDHIEIQWRRNKEFPYGWWYGVVGHLESCDGNENYCRCHNSSNLVSPCTERKKEDN
- the LOC110662329 gene encoding F-box protein At2g26850 isoform X2, yielding MLLYFLITCFSFIFLRSLPLKTLPSWASEKMNLTSNGKLENPVDDTGGMSILDLPELALDCILERLTTAGLCTMACVCTSLRERCISDHLWERRIKQKWGRIIGRAAYREWQFQIASSKDFGSCEQGKQKGLMKLLSTVWPISLMKSKDDNNNNNNNNFKHSNSSRVNSILSWYLAVETGRFWFPAQVYNRENGHVGFMLSCYDAELSYDPQTDTFRARYPPHGRRAVAIETGVQWERLRAPPVDTSPHDLHISDCLNDLRPGDHIEIQWRRNKEFPYGWWYGVVGHLESCDGNENYCRCHNSNAVVLEFHQYTRGSRWRCTMINRKDHREEGNEADGFYGGIRKLNSKEEISRWKQLWPTEVLE